Below is a window of Sulfitobacter sp. BSw21498 DNA.
GGCTGCACCACGGTGGCACCCAAACGGGCTTCGAGCTGCCAGTCACTGCGCCCGAGCGCCTTGAGCCGCCCTTCGAACGAGAGTTTACGTAGCGCTGAGAGATCGAGTTCTTCCGCGATTTTGCGCAAGCTGTCGGCGTCAGGGCGCAGGGAGAAAGGGGTTTGCGCATTCTGCGACAGCTCTGCGACGCGCAATGCTGTGGGGCTTGGGGGCGTGCGAGACATGTTAGGGGTACTTTCGTTTCTTGAACCATGGGGCGTGCTTAGTGTATGCGAGATAAAAGCCATGATCCCCAAGGGCAAGAGGGCACCAAGAATGCGTATCGACCGCCATGTCAAAAAGACACTGCTGACCGCCACAGTTCTCGCTGCTGGTCTAACGCTCGGGGCCTGCTCCCCTCAATATAGCAACCACGGGTATATCCCGCCGCAAGAAGATCTGTCGAAGATCACCGTCGGTCAGGATACGCGCGACACTGTGGCCGAAACCGTGGGTGTGCCTGCATCGGCGGGCCTGTTGACCAATTCGGGCTATTACTATGTCCGGTCGCGCCGTCAGGCAATGTGGTTCATGGCACCGCGCGAAACAGAGCGCGAAGTGGTGGCTGTGAGCTTTGACGGGAACGGTGTGGTGCAGAACGTCGAACGGTTTGGGCTCGAGCGCGGTAATGTCGTCACGCTTGATCGTCGCGTGACCAGTTCTCCGATTTCTGACAAATCCTTTATCCGTCAGCTTTTCGGTAATATTGGACGTCTTAACCCCGCGGCACTGGCCGGCTAGGGCAAGGCTATGACGGTGCTGTGCGGCGCTGTACTGGAGCCGCTCGTGCGCGGTCCGTACCGAGCCTATTGTGCGACCTCGCCACAAGATATCGATGCCGCGCAGGCGTTGCGTGCACGGGCCTTTGGTTTGGATGAAACGCACGATAGTGACGGGTTCGACGCGAAAAAGCATCATATCCTCGTGCGTGATCAAGGCAGCGGCGAACTGCTGTGTTGTTACCGTATCGGGGTGATGGAGGGCGCGTCGCTAGACCAAAGCTATGCGGCGCAGTTTTACGATCTGACCAAACTTGCAGGTTTTGACGGCCCGATGATGGAACTGGGTCGGTTCTGTCTGGCACCGGAGGTGCGGGATCCTGACGTGGTGCGTATGGCTTGGGCCGCGCTGGCGCAGGTTGTTGACGCCCATGCGGTAACGCTGCTGTTTGGGTGCACGTCTTTCCGCGGCACTGATCCGGCTCCTTATCGTGATGTCATGAGCTTGCTGCAGGACCGTCACCTTGCACCTCAGGTATGGCGGCCGCAGGTTAAAGCCCCCGAGACGGTGGGTTTTGCAAAGGGGCAGCTGGACAAACCTGCCGAGAAGGCTGCACTTCAGATGCTTCCGGCCTTGCTGCGCAGTTACCTGATGATGGGCGGCTGGGTCAGCGATCATGCGGTGATCGACCGGCAGATGAAAACGCTGCATGTGTTCACCGGGCTCGAGATCGCGGCGATCCCCGAGGGGCGCAAACGTTTGCTGCGCGGTACCGCCTAAGAGATTTCATGCCTTCGGCGAGGATTTTAGCCCATTTGGAACAGGGGTCATTGACGCTGACGCGGCACGACGCTAGCTGGCTGTCATGGCACGCGCACCCCTTTTACAAGTAAACGAGATCTCGCTGACTTTCGGCGGCGATCCCGTATTCGAAGACATGTCCCTTGTGGTTCAATCCGGCGACCGTTTGGCGCTGGTGGGCCGGAACGGATCTGGTAAATCCACCCTCATGAAGGTCATGGCCGGATTGATCGAAGCCGATAGCGGTGATGTGATCGTCGGACCAGGCGTTTCGGTTGGCTATATGGAGCAGGACCCGGATCTTACCGGGTTCGAGACATTGGGCGATTTCGCAGCACACGGACTGGATGCATCCGAGATGTATAAGGTCGAACGTGCGGGCGAAGGGTTGAAGTTCGACCCTGCACGCCCCGTGAGCACCGCCTCTGGCGGGGAGCGTCGTCGCGCGGCACTTGCACGTCTGATGGCATCCGAGCCGGAGTTGATGTTGCTGGACGAGCCGACGAACCACCTGGATATCGAGGCGATCCGCTGGCTTGAAGACGAGCTGAAGGCGACCCGTGCGGCATTTGTTATCATTTCTCACGATAGGGCGTTCCTACGCGAATTGACCCGTGCGACGCTTTGGGTCGATCGGGGCGTTGTCCGTCGTCAGGATATCGGTTTCGGCGGGTTCGAAGCCTGGCGCGACCAGATGTGGGAAGAAGAGGACATGCAGCGCCACAAGCTGAACCGCAAGATCAAGTCGGAAGCGCGGTGGGCTGTCGAGGGCATTTCAGCGCGGCGCAAGCGCAACCAAGGCCGCGTGCGCGCCTTGCAAGACCTGCGTGCAGAACGTGCCGGCCAGATCAAGCGTCAGGGCACAGCAGCCATGTCGCTTGAGGCAGGGCCAAAGTCTGGCCGCAAGGTGGTCGAGGCCATTGGCATCACCAAGGCTTATGGCGACAAGACGATTCTGCGTCCGTTTGATATCACGATCCAGCGCGGGGACCGCATTGCTTTGGTCGGGCCAAACGGTGTGGGTAAAACCACTTTGCTGAACATGCTGATCGGAAAAGAGCAGCCTGACGGCGGTGAGATCAAGCAAGGCACCAACCTCGAGATTGCGCTGTTTGATCAGGCGCGCGCGCAGCTCGACGGGGATATGACCCTATGGGACAGTCTGACGGGCGACCCTGAAATGCGCGTGTCGGGCAAGGCGGACCAGATTCTGGTGCGCGGGCAGCCGAAACACGTGGTTGGCTATCTGAAAGAATTTCTCTTTGACGAGGGGCAAGCACGGGCACCTGTGCGGTCGTTGTCGGGGGGTGAAAAGGCGCGGTTACTGCTGGCTAAGATTATGGCGCGGTCCAGCAACATGCTTGTGCTCGATGAACCAACCAACGACCTGGACGTCGAAACGCTTGATCTCATGCAGGAATTGCTGTCGACCTATGACGGGACTGTGCTGCTGGTCAGCCACGACCGTGACTTTCTGGACCGCGTTGCCGCGACCACCATCGCGATGGAAGGTGACGGCAAGGCGACGGTTTATGCCGGCGGCTGGACAGATTATCTGGCACAGCGCCAGCAGGACGACTTTGACCAAAGCGTTGTAGCCAAATCAAAACCATCGGCCAAAGGCGAGAAGCCCAGGGCCGCAGCGCAATCGGGGCTGAGCTTTACAGAAAAGCACCGGCTTGAGGCGTTGCCGGCAGAGATGAAACGTCTGGAAGCCGAGATCGCAAAGCTCGAAGAATTGATGAGCGACCCGACGCTGTATTCCGAGCATCCGGTGAAGTTCCAAAAAGCGACCGATGCTTTGGTCGAGCGGAATGAAAAGCTGCAAGATGCAGAGGCCGAGTGGCTTATGCTGGAAGAGAAAGCCGAAAGCTAAGGGGGGGCAGGGCGCGCCCGCCCCCCTCGCATACTTCTGAGAGCTTAACCCAGTTGTACCAGCGCGTGGCGTTTTTTGCCCGCGCTCAGCTTGATCGGTGTGGCCAGCGTGGCGGCGTCGACGATCAGGCCCGCATCTGTCAGCGGGGCGTCATTGTAGCGGGCACCGTTTTCGGTGATCAGACGCTTTGCCTCTTTACCCGACCCCGCCAGACCGGATTTCACAATCAGCTGAACGATAGAGATACCATCGCCGATGTCGGCAGCACTGAGCGTCAGGGTTGGTAGGTCATCGCCGACACCGCCTTTTTCGAACACTTCGTGCGCCGTGGCTTCGGCGGTTTTGGCCGCCTCTGCGCCGTGCAGCAGCGTCGTCACCTCATTGGCGAGGATGATCTTGGCGGCGTTGATGTCGGACCCTTCCAAAGCTCCCAGACGGTCACATTCTTCGACAGACAGCTCGGTAAAGATTTTGAGAAACTTGCCGGTGTCCGCATCAGTCGTATTGCGCCAGAACTGCCAGAACTCGTAGGGCGACAGCATATCGCCATTCAGCCAGATCGCGCCGCCCTGGGATTTACCCATTTTGCGGCCATCGCTGGTGGTGAGCAAGGGCGTGGTCAGGCCGTAGATCTCTTGGTCCAGCACGCGGCGGGTCAAGTCGATGCCGTTGACGATATTGCCCCATTGATCCGATCCGCCCATCTGCAACAAGCAGCCATAGCGGCGGTTCAATTCAAGGAAATCATAGGCTTGCAGGATCATGTAGTTGAATTCGAGGAAGGACAGCGACTGTTCGCGATCAAGACGCGATTTCACACTTTCGAACGACAGCATGCGGTTAACGCTGAAATGCCGGCCGATGTCGCGCAGGAATTCGAGGTAGTTCAGATTATCAAGCCATTCAGCGTTGTTCAGCATGATCGCATCGCTGTCAGCGTCGCCATACGACAGGTATTTTCCGAACACCTGCTGCATGCCAGAAATGTTGGCGTCGATGGCGGCGTTGTCGAGCAGGGGGCGTTCATCCGACCGGAACGACGGATCGCCCACTTTGGTGGTGCCGCCGCCCATCAGGGTGATCGGTTTGCCGCCGCATTTCTGCAACCAGCGCAGCACCATGATATTCATCAGATGCCCCACATGAAGGGATTTCGCTGTCGCGTCATAGCCGATATAGGCAGGCACAGCCCCTTTCATCAGCGCGTCATCAAGGCCCTGATAGTCCGTACAATCGGCGAGAAAGCCGCGCTCCATCATGATGCGGATGAAATCGGATTTGGGGTGGTATGTCATGGTGCTTGCCCTCAGCTTGGGTGGTGGTGCACTCTATAGGTGCTGAGCAGACAAAGGAAAAGGCCATGAATAAGGCCCAAGGGGCAAGAACCCCGACACGGATTGCA
It encodes the following:
- a CDS encoding GNAT family N-acetyltransferase, with the protein product MTVLCGAVLEPLVRGPYRAYCATSPQDIDAAQALRARAFGLDETHDSDGFDAKKHHILVRDQGSGELLCCYRIGVMEGASLDQSYAAQFYDLTKLAGFDGPMMELGRFCLAPEVRDPDVVRMAWAALAQVVDAHAVTLLFGCTSFRGTDPAPYRDVMSLLQDRHLAPQVWRPQVKAPETVGFAKGQLDKPAEKAALQMLPALLRSYLMMGGWVSDHAVIDRQMKTLHVFTGLEIAAIPEGRKRLLRGTA
- the tyrS gene encoding tyrosine--tRNA ligase; translation: MTYHPKSDFIRIMMERGFLADCTDYQGLDDALMKGAVPAYIGYDATAKSLHVGHLMNIMVLRWLQKCGGKPITLMGGGTTKVGDPSFRSDERPLLDNAAIDANISGMQQVFGKYLSYGDADSDAIMLNNAEWLDNLNYLEFLRDIGRHFSVNRMLSFESVKSRLDREQSLSFLEFNYMILQAYDFLELNRRYGCLLQMGGSDQWGNIVNGIDLTRRVLDQEIYGLTTPLLTTSDGRKMGKSQGGAIWLNGDMLSPYEFWQFWRNTTDADTGKFLKIFTELSVEECDRLGALEGSDINAAKIILANEVTTLLHGAEAAKTAEATAHEVFEKGGVGDDLPTLTLSAADIGDGISIVQLIVKSGLAGSGKEAKRLITENGARYNDAPLTDAGLIVDAATLATPIKLSAGKKRHALVQLG
- a CDS encoding ABC-F family ATP-binding cassette domain-containing protein; its protein translation is MARAPLLQVNEISLTFGGDPVFEDMSLVVQSGDRLALVGRNGSGKSTLMKVMAGLIEADSGDVIVGPGVSVGYMEQDPDLTGFETLGDFAAHGLDASEMYKVERAGEGLKFDPARPVSTASGGERRRAALARLMASEPELMLLDEPTNHLDIEAIRWLEDELKATRAAFVIISHDRAFLRELTRATLWVDRGVVRRQDIGFGGFEAWRDQMWEEEDMQRHKLNRKIKSEARWAVEGISARRKRNQGRVRALQDLRAERAGQIKRQGTAAMSLEAGPKSGRKVVEAIGITKAYGDKTILRPFDITIQRGDRIALVGPNGVGKTTLLNMLIGKEQPDGGEIKQGTNLEIALFDQARAQLDGDMTLWDSLTGDPEMRVSGKADQILVRGQPKHVVGYLKEFLFDEGQARAPVRSLSGGEKARLLLAKIMARSSNMLVLDEPTNDLDVETLDLMQELLSTYDGTVLLVSHDRDFLDRVAATTIAMEGDGKATVYAGGWTDYLAQRQQDDFDQSVVAKSKPSAKGEKPRAAAQSGLSFTEKHRLEALPAEMKRLEAEIAKLEELMSDPTLYSEHPVKFQKATDALVERNEKLQDAEAEWLMLEEKAES
- a CDS encoding outer membrane protein assembly factor BamE, with amino-acid sequence MRIDRHVKKTLLTATVLAAGLTLGACSPQYSNHGYIPPQEDLSKITVGQDTRDTVAETVGVPASAGLLTNSGYYYVRSRRQAMWFMAPRETEREVVAVSFDGNGVVQNVERFGLERGNVVTLDRRVTSSPISDKSFIRQLFGNIGRLNPAALAG